CTAATTCGATTACTTTTTTAGGATTCATTCTCGCGCTCATTTCTCGCTGTGTATCGGGATGTATCATTTTATCTTGATTAGAAACCTGGTACCAAACTGGCAAATTTTTCCAAGAAGGACTAGCCATTTCATCTCCAAAACATTGTCCGTTAATTGCTTTTTATGACAACGACATCACCAATGCATCATTATCATTTAAATCAGGGCAAAAAGCTTGTTGAAACTCATCATATTTTATCCATAAAAAACCTTTGTTATCTGGTGCAATACTTTCTCCACCAGAAGTAGACCGTTTTGCCAATAAACTCCCTAAACTTTCTCCTTCATCAGGTGCAAAAGCGGCT
The sequence above is a segment of the Chryseobacterium turcicum genome. Coding sequences within it:
- a CDS encoding alpha/beta fold hydrolase; the protein is MPVWYQVSNQDKMIHPDTQREMSARMNPKKVIELDASHASMATHPEEIANLIKEAAASL